A genomic segment from Nitrospira sp. encodes:
- a CDS encoding Transposase, which produces MRYRAIQEHDRRYPIRLMCRALAVSPAGYYAWRGRPESRRAAANRTLLVTIRVLHQDSRQTYGSPSIWRALRKQGHRVGEHRVARLMRHDGLRAKTVKKWRATTHSSHRLPVAANTLDRQFTVSQPNRVWAGDITYVWTLEGWLYLAVLLDLYSRAVIGWAMGPRLTGDLTEQALRMALTTRLPEAGRLHHSDRGSQYAAGPYQQLLTTHGITASMSRKGNCWDNACVESFFGTLKRELVYHRHYATRAEAKQDIFEYIEVFYNRTRRHSTLGYHSPVEYESRTAVA; this is translated from the coding sequence ATGAGATACCGCGCGATCCAGGAGCACGACCGTCGCTATCCGATCCGCCTGATGTGCCGAGCGCTGGCGGTCTCCCCCGCGGGGTATTACGCGTGGCGAGGACGTCCAGAAAGTCGGCGGGCGGCCGCCAATCGTACGCTGCTCGTCACAATTCGAGTGCTCCATCAGGACAGTCGTCAGACCTATGGCAGTCCGAGCATCTGGCGGGCTCTCCGCAAACAGGGCCACCGGGTTGGGGAGCATCGCGTGGCCCGGCTGATGCGCCACGATGGCCTCCGGGCCAAGACCGTGAAGAAATGGCGGGCCACGACGCACTCGTCGCACCGCTTGCCCGTGGCAGCGAACACGCTTGACCGCCAGTTCACGGTGTCGCAGCCCAACCGGGTCTGGGCAGGCGATATCACCTACGTCTGGACCCTGGAGGGGTGGCTGTATCTGGCCGTGCTGCTGGATCTGTACTCGCGTGCAGTCATCGGCTGGGCGATGGGCCCACGATTGACAGGAGATTTAACCGAACAGGCCCTCCGCATGGCGCTCACCACTCGGCTGCCCGAAGCTGGACGCCTGCATCACTCCGATCGCGGGAGTCAGTATGCCGCAGGGCCGTACCAGCAGCTGCTCACCACGCACGGTATCACGGCCAGCATGAGCCGCAAAGGCAATTGCTGGGACAACGCCTGCGTGGAGAGCTTCTTCGGGACACTGAAGCGCGAGCTCGTGTACCATCGGCACTATGCCACACGAGCCGAAGCCAAGCAGGACATCTTCGAATACATTGAGGTGTTCTACAATCGGACGCGTCGGCACTCGACCCTCGGCTATCACTCCCCGGTCGAGTATGAATCGAGGACGGCAGTCGCGTAA
- a CDS encoding TM0106 family RecB-like putative nuclease: MKKKRSGALVYSPSDLIRYLASPFSSWMDRYYLENPGAIIPDEATEDEKLVAQTGDLHEQTVLNDLKSSTATVIEISKNDASCAREQTLSAISAKVPIIYQAALEGGQFSGFADFLMLDESGRYQVWDTKLARTPKPYYAVQLCCYSEMLVVMTGTQISDKFGIILGTKEKVEFRLEHFRHYYQHIKQSFLDMQDGFTGILEDRPEPLPRADHGRWTSYADKFFQDSDHIMRVAGISVGQIKKLKKAGITTMAQLAQASGKHVPRLDQDLLEKLASQARLQCQTAEDRIRMPEAPPRYQVLSPSGLNGEPVGLAALPPDHPADVWFDMEGYPLVPGGLEYLFGVCIWNGPALSYDFMDWWAHNRNEEKVAFEGFVDWVFHRWQDNPGMHIYHYANYEVSAVRRLSTRHDTRQDEVDQLLRHEVFVDLYQVVRQGLRIGEDSYSIKSVEHLYRPRRATQVATAADSIVQYNRWIESQQSGDWSKSSILNGIRDYNEDDCRSTAQLLNWLRMVAKEHQIAGTLSNAITASSTPAEQSPEVVARLNTATQLRQQEDASSIVLADVIDFHRREQKPMWWRMFDRASATPEERRDDPGCLEGLQADGPCITEKKSLVQAYHFDASQECKLAQDDKVKFTHNLDANFTLAEIDISASRLKLKIGKKSLDEKCAGRFPAQGALLVDEFISPAGIPDALAAVATKHLSGQLHPPVAALLERRPPAMPMQMAGELVIDAAIRITGSMAGDCLVIQGPPGTGKTFAASRVITALLAKNKKIGISSNSHKAVVNLITACGDASRELGTSLLGMKVGGEVDSGVLAANPGVQFIASSADARGLYHGGVVGGTAWLFTRPEWEDVLDFLFIDEAGQVPLANAIAMARCAKNLVLLGDQMQLEQPIQGSHPGDAGLSVLQYALKDTVASLPDVPLFHAVVPSEYGLFLGESRRMHPSVCRFISESMYESRLRSHSDCTRQRIIVQAGSNGLIARESGIVFVRVEHDGNIQQSDEEVEQVKAIYNELSGRIYIGKDGSMRQLALENFLFIAPYNAQVRALHAALSPGARVGSVDKFQGQEAPVCILSLCSSYGEYGSRGLAFILDRNRLNVAISRAQCLAIVVADPRIASAIPGSLDEMMLLNLFCKLANYSNEFSDRY; encoded by the coding sequence ATGAAGAAAAAGCGCTCAGGAGCGTTGGTGTACTCGCCCAGCGATCTCATCCGTTATTTGGCATCACCGTTTTCGTCTTGGATGGATCGATATTATTTGGAGAACCCAGGCGCCATCATTCCTGATGAAGCTACTGAGGATGAGAAGCTGGTGGCTCAAACTGGCGATCTGCATGAACAAACGGTGCTCAACGATCTTAAATCCTCAACTGCCACCGTAATTGAGATCTCCAAAAACGACGCTTCCTGTGCCCGAGAGCAGACGCTATCAGCGATCAGTGCAAAAGTCCCCATTATTTACCAGGCAGCCTTAGAAGGTGGACAGTTCTCGGGCTTCGCCGACTTTCTCATGCTTGATGAATCGGGGCGCTATCAGGTGTGGGACACCAAGTTGGCTCGCACGCCGAAGCCTTATTATGCGGTTCAGCTCTGCTGCTATTCAGAAATGCTTGTGGTCATGACCGGTACACAGATCTCGGATAAGTTCGGGATCATCCTAGGCACCAAAGAAAAGGTGGAATTCCGGCTCGAACACTTTCGGCACTACTATCAGCATATCAAGCAATCCTTTCTTGACATGCAGGATGGTTTTACCGGAATCCTGGAGGATCGCCCGGAGCCGCTTCCCCGTGCGGATCACGGTCGCTGGACGTCCTATGCCGACAAGTTCTTTCAGGACTCGGACCATATCATGCGGGTGGCAGGTATCAGCGTCGGCCAGATCAAAAAGCTGAAGAAGGCTGGCATTACCACCATGGCGCAATTAGCCCAGGCCTCTGGGAAACACGTGCCAAGACTCGATCAGGACTTGCTCGAGAAGCTGGCCTCCCAAGCACGGCTTCAGTGCCAGACAGCAGAGGACCGGATCAGAATGCCGGAGGCGCCGCCGCGATACCAGGTCCTGTCCCCATCTGGACTAAATGGAGAACCCGTGGGGCTGGCTGCTCTGCCGCCAGACCATCCAGCCGATGTGTGGTTCGATATGGAGGGCTATCCCCTAGTTCCTGGAGGCCTTGAATACCTATTTGGTGTCTGCATCTGGAATGGTCCAGCGCTGTCCTATGATTTTATGGATTGGTGGGCACACAACCGCAATGAGGAAAAGGTGGCCTTTGAGGGATTCGTGGATTGGGTCTTCCACCGGTGGCAGGACAATCCGGGCATGCATATCTATCATTACGCCAACTATGAAGTCAGCGCAGTAAGACGATTGAGCACGCGTCACGACACTCGTCAGGACGAGGTGGATCAGCTCTTGCGACATGAGGTCTTCGTGGATCTCTATCAAGTCGTCCGGCAGGGCCTTCGCATTGGCGAGGACAGCTACTCGATCAAGTCGGTCGAGCACCTGTACCGACCAAGACGAGCTACCCAGGTGGCTACAGCGGCTGATTCCATTGTCCAATATAACCGCTGGATCGAAAGCCAACAATCAGGCGATTGGAGCAAGAGTTCCATTCTCAATGGCATCCGTGACTACAACGAAGATGATTGCCGGTCGACTGCCCAATTGCTCAATTGGTTGAGAATGGTGGCAAAGGAACATCAGATTGCCGGCACACTCTCGAATGCCATTACTGCATCATCAACGCCAGCGGAACAGTCGCCTGAGGTTGTGGCTCGACTGAATACGGCTACACAGCTCCGTCAGCAGGAGGATGCATCTTCCATCGTATTGGCTGATGTCATTGACTTTCATCGCCGCGAACAGAAGCCCATGTGGTGGCGCATGTTTGATCGGGCATCGGCTACTCCCGAAGAACGCCGTGATGATCCAGGGTGCCTCGAAGGGCTGCAAGCTGATGGTCCGTGCATTACCGAAAAGAAATCGCTTGTGCAGGCCTACCACTTCGATGCATCCCAGGAATGCAAATTGGCCCAGGATGACAAGGTGAAATTCACCCACAATTTGGATGCCAACTTTACGCTCGCTGAAATCGACATTTCTGCCAGCCGGTTGAAGCTGAAAATCGGCAAGAAGAGTTTAGACGAGAAATGCGCCGGCAGATTCCCCGCACAAGGTGCACTGTTGGTGGACGAATTTATCTCTCCGGCCGGAATACCCGATGCGCTCGCAGCGGTCGCAACTAAGCATCTGTCAGGTCAATTACATCCTCCAGTAGCGGCACTGTTAGAGCGTCGCCCGCCTGCCATGCCGATGCAGATGGCTGGGGAGCTAGTCATTGATGCCGCCATACGAATCACTGGTTCGATGGCGGGAGATTGTCTCGTCATTCAAGGGCCTCCTGGAACGGGGAAGACGTTTGCTGCCTCACGGGTCATCACCGCACTCCTCGCTAAAAATAAGAAAATAGGCATTAGTTCTAATAGTCATAAAGCGGTGGTGAATCTCATAACGGCCTGCGGTGACGCCTCCCGGGAGTTGGGGACAAGCCTTCTGGGCATGAAGGTTGGCGGTGAAGTGGACTCAGGCGTATTGGCGGCGAATCCAGGGGTACAATTCATCGCCAGTTCGGCAGATGCACGAGGACTCTATCACGGGGGCGTAGTGGGCGGCACGGCCTGGCTCTTTACCCGGCCGGAGTGGGAAGATGTGCTCGATTTCCTGTTCATCGATGAGGCTGGTCAAGTTCCCCTCGCCAATGCCATTGCTATGGCGCGATGTGCAAAGAATCTCGTGCTCCTTGGTGATCAAATGCAGCTCGAACAGCCGATTCAGGGATCGCACCCCGGCGACGCAGGCCTCTCTGTGCTGCAATATGCTCTGAAGGATACCGTCGCGAGCCTCCCCGATGTGCCCCTGTTCCATGCTGTAGTGCCTTCGGAGTACGGTCTGTTTCTGGGCGAATCCCGCCGCATGCACCCATCTGTCTGTCGGTTCATTTCGGAAAGCATGTACGAAAGCCGCCTGCGATCACATTCCGACTGCACCAGACAGAGGATTATTGTCCAGGCCGGGTCAAACGGTCTGATTGCCAGGGAAAGCGGAATCGTCTTCGTTCGGGTTGAGCACGATGGAAATATCCAGCAGAGCGATGAGGAAGTTGAACAAGTAAAAGCGATCTACAACGAACTCTCTGGTCGAATCTATATCGGCAAAGATGGCTCGATGAGGCAACTAGCACTGGAAAATTTTCTCTTTATTGCTCCGTATAACGCCCAGGTGCGTGCACTACACGCCGCGCTCTCCCCAGGGGCGCGCGTCGGAAGTGTCGACAAGTTTCAGGGGCAGGAAGCCCCGGTTTGCATCCTGTCGCTTTGTTCCAGTTATGGTGAATACGGATCTCGTGGGCTGGCGTTCATTTTGGATCGAAACCGTCTCAACGTGGCAATATCGCGCGCTCAATGCCTAGCAATTGTGGTTGCTGATCCGCGAATTGCCTCGGCCATCCCAGGTTCTCTCGATGAAATGATGTTACTGAATCTGTTCTGCAAATTAGCCAATTACTCGAATGAATTTAGCGATCGCTACTGA